Part of the Leptospira montravelensis genome, CGCAAGCCTCGTTCCAGTCCCTAACGTCCCGTTGGGACTCAGGGCCAGCCTACGTCGGTTAGTCTAGTTCGTTATCTGCCATTTTTCAAATCAAATTCACTCTATAAAAATTTTGAATAACTTGGACACTTAGAAAATGAATTCAAATAAACATAGCCTAGAAAACATAGAAGCTGAATTAAAAAAATATGACACTGAACATAACTATTCATCATATTCAGCTAACGATAAAGAATTAGAAAGACAATTTTTAACCGATACTATTAAAACAGACATAAAATCCACTCTGGGAATTGATATTTACCAGTATTCTCAATTTCCTGAACCGAATCAAAATTTTATCCCTGTCATATTCAAATTATTAATCGATGTGACTAATCTAAATATAGCAAAATATGATTTCATACTATTTCAAAAATATATTAAAAATTCTAAACTGGAAATCGACTTTATTGATTCAGGTGACGGAGGATTTTTCATATTTGAAAATCCATTACTGTCTTTAGCCTACGCAATCCATTTTCAAGAAGTCTTAACCAATTATAATACATATCATCTATACAGAAGACTTCGGATTAGCATTGGAGAAATTTCTTTAAGGTATTCGATAACATACGATTCTATTTTTCAATTAGATGATAATTTCTATGGTGCTTCGATTATAAACAATGCTCGAATCTTATCAAAAGATAAACTAAACCGATGCCTTAGCGACCAAAATACACACGACTGGTTTTTGAAATATTTTAACAGTATTGAACAACTCTCCAATATTACTGATAGAGACCTAAAAAGAGTTGAACCATTTAAAGATTATGACTTTAAAAATATCTCCAAAATAAAATTTTCCGCTTTATCAAAAAATGCAAATGGTGCAGTTCAATCCTTTGGTATTAAAAATATCTATTCTCAAAAGATAGGTTTAATAAAATCAAAGAATCAATATTTTTCTATTTATAACTTACAAATTACCTTTATTTACGGTATATTCAATGAAGAGGGCACTGAATATCAAAATATAACATCAACCCTAGGAAATTTAAATACATCAGGTTTAAATGTTGAATAAATTAAAGTCATAAAAAACGGCAGATAACAGCGCCTTAACGCTTCACTTCGGCACTTACGGCCTCGTTCGGTCTGCGACACATAGGCTTCTGGCACTCCCCTTGCCTGCGCAAGTGTCGTGGCCAGTCCCTAACGTCCCGTCGGGACTCAGGGTCAGCCTACGTCGTTAAGGCTAGTTCGTTATGCGTAATGGCTAAAATTAATTAGAATAAGTCAAAGACAAAATTTAATCGAATGTCCAACAAGACCGATCCCGAAATAATAGAATTATCTCAATTTCTGAATGAATTCAATAAAGAAAGCGATCGAGGAGCAGTTCTTGTTTCTACTTCATTAATTGATGAATGGTTAATGAAAATGTTATTTAGTTATTTTGCAGATGTTAAATCATCTAAAGATTTAATTGAAAGATTTAATGCACCATTAGGTACATTTTCATCAAAAATAAAAATAGCCTACTCTCTAGGTTTACTTCAGGAAAATGAATATAATGAAATCAACATAATAAGAAAAATTCGCAATGAATTTGGCCACTCATGGAAAGACATAGATTTTAAAAATAGTACAATTATTCAATTCTGTAATATGCTTCCTTGGCTAGGACCCAAGGAACTAGAAAAAGAATCTAATGCTAGAGAAAGATTTAATTTTACCGTTGTAATTTTACTAACTGATCTCATGTGGCGTGACCGTTTAATAAAAAAAGAAAAATGTAAAATAAGAACCTGGCCTAACAAATCAAGAAATTGATAAGAGAATCAAATTTTTTAGCGTAATTTCTTGTCTTTCGATTCATTTACCTGAAAATACTACTTAACTTTTTAAAAAGAGACACCAAAAATATATTGACAACTATACATCCGTATTGTATATTTAGGGACATAATCCTTCTTGGAGATTCACTATGTCTAAAAAAACACATCACGTTGTCCCTGCACAAAACGGTGGTTGGAATATAAAAAAAGGTGGTGGAGAAAGAGCCATCTTACATACCCAAACGAAAAAAGAAGCAATCGATAAAGGAAGAGAAATTAGTAAAAACCAACATTCTGAGTTTTATATTCACAACTTGAATGGTCAAATTTCTCAAAAAGATAGTCATGGAAATGATAAATATCCTCCTAAGGGCTAAAAATTCAAATAAAAGCTATATTATCATACCTTAGCCACTACGCATAACAGCGGGGAAACGCTGCGCTTCGGCACTTACGGCCTCGCTTGGGCTACGCAAGCTACATGCCAGTCCCTAACGTCCCGTTGGGACTCAGGGTCAGGGAACGTCGTCTCCCCTAGTTCGTTATACGCTATGGTGCAAAATTTCTTTAACAAAAAGGAAAATTAATTTGGATAAAAACGCAAAAACTTTCAATCTTGAATCAGAAAAATATTTTTTAAACCGCCCTCGGTATCCATTAGAATTATACAGTTTCATAAACAAGCACTGCAATGGTAATAAACTTGCTTGGGATTGCGCTTGCGGAAATGGACAAGTTGCCATTGATTTAGCTTCATATTTTGAAAAAATTGAAGCTTCCGATATAAATGAAAA contains:
- a CDS encoding MltR family transcriptional regulator encodes the protein MSNKTDPEIIELSQFLNEFNKESDRGAVLVSTSLIDEWLMKMLFSYFADVKSSKDLIERFNAPLGTFSSKIKIAYSLGLLQENEYNEINIIRKIRNEFGHSWKDIDFKNSTIIQFCNMLPWLGPKELEKESNARERFNFTVVILLTDLMWRDRLIKKEKCKIRTWPNKSRN
- a CDS encoding DUF2188 domain-containing protein; the encoded protein is MSKKTHHVVPAQNGGWNIKKGGGERAILHTQTKKEAIDKGREISKNQHSEFYIHNLNGQISQKDSHGNDKYPPKG